A single Flavobacterium sp. 1 DNA region contains:
- a CDS encoding glyoxalase — MDQRDKLIKEIRGESLGNINIQSSSEELFQNEVLRPILKLQNDLFIASFLNYISKYKRDFYTKTVENKLAIIENAIQKDIKFRNALKGMIIALFTTDEYALYIKNSSSLNKRMMNLLIERLKSQVQLFEIE; from the coding sequence ATGGATCAGAGAGATAAATTGATAAAAGAAATTCGTGGTGAATCATTGGGAAATATTAATATTCAATCCTCTTCAGAAGAGTTGTTTCAGAATGAGGTACTTAGACCTATTTTGAAATTGCAGAACGATTTGTTTATTGCCTCTTTTTTAAATTACATCAGCAAATACAAAAGAGATTTTTACACCAAAACGGTTGAAAATAAGCTGGCTATTATTGAAAATGCGATCCAAAAAGATATTAAATTCCGAAATGCTTTAAAAGGAATGATTATCGCACTGTTCACAACTGACGAATATGCACTTTACATTAAAAATTCATCTAGTTTAAATAAAAGGATGATGAATTTATTGATTGAAAGATTGAAAAGCCAAGTACAGCTCTTTGAAATAGAATAA
- a CDS encoding DEAD/DEAH box helicase, with the protein MHQESLEIEIEAKKELYAYQQGDIDAIFERIDNAPAQHHLLYQLPTGGGKTVIFSEIVRRYLSQHNKKVVVLTHRIELCKQTSKMLKGFDVKNKIINSKVKELPDQNDYSCFVAMVETLKNRINDEKLHLDNIGLVIIDEAHYNSFRKLLKSFKNAFILGVTATPLSSNIKLPMHQSYDELIVGDTINSLIENGFLAKAITYSYDVGLTSLKVGINGDYTVKSSDDLYTNMAMQEKLLHAYTEKSLGKKTLIFNNGINTSLYVYETFREAGYGIRHLDNTSSTEERKEILHWFKHTPDAILTSVGILTTGFDEPTVETIILNRATKSLTLYFQMIGRGSRKLPKKDEFTVIDLGNNAARFGLWSDPVNWQHIFKSPEFYLENLRDDSEIELHFKYTMPPELRARFSKTADVTFDVDEEHKLAIAQNLRSKVVLDKSIDQHAAMCVDNTEELQEAKALSKELEADIEYRVKRFSKCLSQCSKNYREWLMDDYKLKMTLLIGKKYREKIMNEAD; encoded by the coding sequence ATGCATCAAGAAAGTTTAGAAATTGAAATCGAAGCCAAAAAAGAACTTTACGCTTACCAGCAAGGAGACATTGACGCCATTTTTGAGCGTATAGATAATGCTCCGGCACAACATCATTTATTATACCAATTGCCTACTGGTGGAGGAAAAACTGTTATTTTTTCTGAAATCGTACGCCGTTATTTGTCCCAGCACAACAAAAAAGTGGTGGTGCTTACACACCGTATCGAGTTGTGTAAACAAACTTCAAAAATGTTAAAAGGTTTTGACGTAAAAAACAAAATCATCAACAGTAAAGTAAAAGAACTTCCGGACCAAAATGATTATTCTTGTTTTGTTGCAATGGTCGAAACTTTGAAAAATCGTATCAATGACGAAAAATTACATTTAGATAATATAGGTCTGGTAATTATCGATGAGGCGCATTACAATTCCTTTAGAAAATTATTAAAATCGTTCAAAAATGCATTCATCCTTGGAGTTACAGCTACTCCTTTGAGTTCGAATATAAAACTGCCAATGCACCAAAGCTATGATGAATTGATTGTGGGAGACACCATCAACTCCTTAATAGAAAATGGTTTCTTGGCAAAAGCAATTACTTATAGTTATGATGTTGGTTTAACATCGTTAAAAGTAGGTATCAATGGCGATTACACCGTAAAATCTTCTGATGATTTATACACTAACATGGCCATGCAGGAAAAATTACTGCATGCCTATACCGAAAAATCTTTAGGCAAAAAAACCTTGATTTTCAACAACGGCATCAACACTTCTTTATATGTTTATGAAACGTTTAGAGAAGCAGGTTACGGTATTCGTCACCTTGATAACACCAGCAGTACCGAAGAACGAAAAGAGATTCTACATTGGTTTAAACATACACCCGATGCTATTCTTACTTCGGTAGGAATCCTTACAACCGGTTTTGATGAGCCAACTGTTGAAACCATTATTTTGAACAGAGCAACAAAATCGTTGACGCTTTATTTCCAAATGATAGGCCGTGGTTCTAGAAAATTGCCTAAAAAAGACGAATTTACCGTAATTGATTTAGGTAATAACGCCGCTCGTTTCGGTCTTTGGAGCGATCCCGTAAACTGGCAGCATATCTTTAAATCTCCTGAGTTTTACTTAGAAAATCTAAGAGACGACAGCGAAATCGAATTGCATTTCAAATACACAATGCCTCCGGAATTGCGTGCAAGATTCAGCAAAACTGCCGATGTAACTTTTGATGTAGATGAAGAGCACAAACTTGCTATAGCTCAGAACTTAAGATCCAAAGTAGTTTTAGATAAATCAATTGACCAGCACGCTGCTATGTGTGTGGATAATACCGAAGAACTGCAGGAAGCCAAAGCGCTTTCAAAAGAATTGGAAGCAGATATTGAATACCGTGTAAAACGTTTTTCAAAATGCCTTAGCCAATGCAGTAAAAACTACAGAGAATGGTTAATGGACGATTATAAACTAAAAATGACCTTATTAATTGGGAAAAAATATCGTGAGAAAATCATGAACGAAGCCGATTAA
- a CDS encoding acyl-CoA thioesterase translates to MRFHTRKWVKPEDLNPNGSLFGGKLLAWLDEELALYSIIQLENPRIVTKHMSEINFRSSARQGDIIEIGIDVVKFGHTSLELKCEARNMMTRETIITIDSTVMVNLGEDGKPKAHGKTEIEFVKDRIG, encoded by the coding sequence ATGAGATTTCACACTAGAAAATGGGTAAAACCAGAAGATTTAAACCCTAACGGCTCCTTATTTGGAGGTAAATTATTAGCTTGGTTAGACGAAGAATTAGCCTTGTATTCGATTATACAATTGGAAAACCCACGAATTGTTACCAAACACATGTCGGAAATCAATTTCAGAAGTTCGGCAAGACAAGGTGATATCATCGAAATTGGGATTGATGTGGTTAAATTTGGACATACTTCATTGGAACTAAAATGCGAAGCCAGAAACATGATGACCAGAGAAACTATCATCACTATAGACAGCACCGTAATGGTAAATTTAGGCGAAGATGGTAAACCAAAAGCACACGGAAAAACAGAGATTGAATTTGTAAAAGATAGGATAGGTTAG
- a CDS encoding DUF6155 family protein, which produces MSKRDLKKYLNELTKEQLEEQILELYEKFPPVKVYYNFVFNPKEENLLQECKLKISQEYFPMQTKGKRKKPKMRRSVAQKYIKHFIVLGVDPFVIADVMLYNIEIAQTFASENIIKQELFYKSMFNSFDQALNFIISNGIMSEFKTRLIGICEEISQQKWQNLSDFKTSIALLED; this is translated from the coding sequence ATGAGCAAGCGCGATTTAAAAAAATATCTAAATGAACTTACCAAAGAACAGCTGGAAGAGCAGATTCTTGAATTGTATGAAAAGTTCCCTCCGGTAAAAGTGTATTACAATTTTGTTTTTAATCCAAAAGAAGAAAACTTACTGCAGGAATGTAAGCTCAAAATCTCACAAGAATATTTCCCGATGCAGACAAAAGGAAAAAGAAAAAAACCAAAAATGAGACGCTCTGTTGCCCAAAAATACATCAAACACTTTATAGTATTAGGAGTTGACCCATTCGTTATTGCCGATGTAATGCTTTATAACATCGAAATTGCTCAGACTTTTGCTTCAGAGAATATTATAAAACAAGAATTATTTTACAAAAGCATGTTTAATTCATTTGATCAAGCCCTAAACTTCATCATTTCAAATGGAATTATGAGCGAATTTAAAACTCGTTTAATCGGAATTTGCGAAGAAATTTCACAACAAAAATGGCAGAATCTATCTGATTTCAAAACAAGTATCGCACTTTTAGAAGATTAA
- a CDS encoding DUF3817 domain-containing protein: MLRIFKITAILEGISFLVLIINMVIIKTNNPELYHTIVRPFGIGHGVLFIGYVLLAILLKNAQKWNFKVFGIILAASLIPFGTFYVEKKYL, encoded by the coding sequence ATGCTTAGAATTTTCAAAATTACCGCTATTTTAGAAGGTATCTCTTTTTTGGTTTTAATTATTAATATGGTGATTATCAAAACCAATAATCCTGAACTTTATCATACAATAGTACGTCCGTTTGGAATAGGACATGGTGTATTATTTATAGGTTATGTTTTATTGGCTATTTTGCTGAAGAATGCGCAAAAATGGAATTTCAAGGTTTTTGGAATTATTTTGGCAGCTTCGTTGATTCCGTTTGGTACTTTTTATGTGGAGAAAAAATATTTGTAA
- a CDS encoding mechanosensitive ion channel family protein codes for MDKLIHIIFSFLYPVFRDWGMSRSVSTYLSLFFNTILLCVLAYWLYVVFRFVLVTILAIVAQRTKTKFDDLLVSNKTAKYIAYLVPLFFVFRSVPVILDKFEYWENVFGKTVATYIVLLILWIIRTIFNSVRDYLKLIPRYSDKPIDSFIQVIMIVLWMLGITFIISKLFDIDQKELLTILGAVSAVIILIFRDTILGFVASVQVAINDMVRIGDWITMDRYGADGDVIEINLATVKVRNFDNTTTTIPTYSLSSDSFQNWRGMLNSDGRRIKRHIIIKANSIRFLEDEELNNLKKINLISAYIDSRKLEIDNYNRGNKIDKSLAINGRNLTNLGLFRKYIIQYLQQYPGLNKDMLMLCRQLQPTPYGVPLEVYAFSKDKRFENYEYIMADIFDHIIASVPYFDLEFFVMPSENVIKPY; via the coding sequence ATGGATAAACTCATTCATATCATTTTTAGTTTTCTCTATCCTGTTTTCAGGGATTGGGGAATGAGCAGATCAGTATCGACGTACTTGAGTTTGTTTTTCAACACTATTTTGCTTTGTGTTTTGGCTTATTGGCTGTATGTGGTTTTTCGATTTGTATTGGTAACTATTTTGGCTATCGTTGCCCAAAGAACTAAAACTAAATTTGATGATTTATTAGTGAGTAACAAAACGGCCAAGTATATTGCTTATTTGGTGCCGCTGTTTTTTGTTTTTAGGTCGGTTCCGGTAATTTTGGATAAATTTGAATATTGGGAGAATGTTTTTGGAAAAACTGTTGCCACTTACATTGTTTTACTTATTTTATGGATTATTCGAACCATTTTTAATTCGGTAAGAGATTATTTAAAACTGATTCCGCGTTACAGCGACAAACCTATTGACAGCTTCATACAGGTTATTATGATTGTGCTGTGGATGCTTGGGATTACGTTTATAATTTCGAAGTTATTTGATATTGATCAAAAAGAGCTGCTGACAATACTTGGAGCGGTTTCGGCCGTAATTATATTAATTTTCAGAGATACGATTCTAGGTTTTGTAGCAAGCGTCCAAGTGGCGATAAACGACATGGTTCGTATTGGAGATTGGATTACAATGGATCGTTACGGTGCTGATGGCGATGTGATCGAAATTAATTTAGCCACAGTGAAAGTTCGAAATTTTGACAATACAACAACTACGATTCCAACGTATAGTTTGAGCTCCGACTCTTTTCAAAACTGGAGAGGAATGCTCAATTCTGACGGAAGACGCATCAAGAGACATATTATTATCAAAGCCAATAGCATTCGTTTTCTTGAAGATGAAGAGCTTAATAACTTGAAAAAAATAAATCTTATAAGCGCTTATATTGACTCCCGAAAGCTCGAAATTGACAACTATAATCGAGGAAATAAAATTGATAAAAGCTTGGCTATAAATGGTCGCAACCTCACTAACTTGGGATTGTTCAGAAAATATATTATCCAATACCTGCAGCAATATCCAGGTTTGAATAAAGATATGCTGATGCTTTGCCGGCAGCTGCAACCTACGCCTTATGGTGTTCCGCTGGAAGTTTATGCTTTTTCTAAAGACAAACGTTTTGAGAATTACGAATATATTATGGCCGATATATTTGACCATATTATTGCATCTGTTCCTTACTTTGACTTGGAATTTTTTGTAATGCCTTCAGAAAATGTTATTAAGCCTTATTAG
- a CDS encoding M1 family metallopeptidase, translating into MKKYLKSLLIAFLISNAIQAQGLLNKSETAFTHQDTLRGSITKERAWWDLKYYILDVKVNPADSTITGSNTIQYKVLKPYTVMQIDLQQPMEITKITQDGTELKYKRDGNVFFITLASAQNTGATKEIKIFYHGKPKIAVRPPWDGGLTWKKDKKGNDFIASSCQGLGASVWWPNKDHMYDEVEGMKISVNVPGKLTDVSNGRLENVKTLKDGTKTYTWVVKNPINNYGVNINIGDYVTFSEKYKGEKGDLDCTYYVLKDNLAKAKAQFKDVPKMLKAFEHWFGPYPFYEDSYKLVETPYLGMEHQSCVTYGNGYQNGYLGRDLSGTGWGLKFDFIIIHESGHEWFANNITYKDIADMWIHESFTCYSESLFLEYYYGKDAGAEYVRGIRKNIQNDRPIIGNYDVNNEGSGDMYYKGSNMLHTLRQLVNDDAKWRTILRGLNSTFYHQTVTTKQIEDYLSQQTGLDLNPFFNQYLRDTRIPTLEYSFQENTLKYRWTNTVAGFEMPLKVLVNETEVSLNPKSEWTELNSPFKIEKVEVDKNFYVLNNKID; encoded by the coding sequence ATGAAAAAATACCTAAAATCGTTATTGATTGCATTCTTAATTTCCAATGCAATTCAAGCACAAGGACTTCTGAATAAGTCTGAAACTGCTTTTACACATCAGGATACTCTACGCGGAAGCATTACCAAAGAAAGAGCTTGGTGGGATCTAAAATACTATATTTTAGATGTAAAAGTAAATCCTGCAGACAGCACAATTACTGGATCTAATACTATTCAATATAAAGTATTAAAACCTTATACTGTAATGCAGATTGATTTGCAGCAACCGATGGAAATTACCAAAATTACTCAAGATGGAACGGAGTTAAAATACAAAAGAGATGGCAATGTTTTTTTCATAACATTGGCTTCTGCTCAAAATACGGGAGCGACAAAAGAGATAAAAATATTTTATCATGGTAAGCCAAAAATTGCTGTCAGACCGCCATGGGATGGAGGATTGACTTGGAAAAAAGACAAAAAAGGGAATGATTTTATAGCTTCATCCTGCCAAGGACTGGGCGCCAGTGTTTGGTGGCCAAACAAAGATCACATGTATGATGAAGTGGAAGGAATGAAGATTAGCGTGAATGTTCCCGGAAAATTAACCGATGTCTCTAATGGACGTTTAGAAAATGTAAAAACACTAAAAGACGGTACCAAAACCTATACTTGGGTTGTAAAAAATCCAATCAATAATTATGGCGTAAATATCAATATTGGAGATTATGTCACTTTTTCTGAGAAATACAAAGGAGAAAAAGGTGATTTGGACTGCACTTATTATGTACTGAAAGATAATTTGGCCAAAGCCAAAGCGCAATTCAAAGATGTACCCAAAATGCTGAAAGCTTTTGAACACTGGTTTGGACCATATCCCTTTTATGAGGACAGCTATAAACTAGTGGAAACTCCTTATTTGGGAATGGAACACCAAAGCTGTGTGACTTACGGAAATGGATATCAAAATGGTTATTTAGGACGTGATTTAAGCGGAACTGGCTGGGGACTGAAATTCGATTTTATCATCATCCATGAATCAGGACATGAATGGTTTGCCAATAATATTACCTACAAAGATATTGCCGACATGTGGATTCACGAAAGTTTTACCTGTTATTCAGAAAGTCTTTTTCTTGAGTATTACTATGGAAAAGACGCTGGAGCCGAATATGTGCGGGGAATTCGAAAAAACATTCAAAATGACAGACCAATCATTGGCAATTATGATGTAAACAACGAGGGTTCTGGCGACATGTATTACAAAGGTTCCAATATGCTGCATACTTTGCGCCAGTTAGTAAATGACGATGCAAAATGGAGAACTATATTGAGAGGTTTGAACAGTACTTTTTATCACCAAACAGTAACAACTAAACAGATTGAGGATTACTTGAGCCAACAGACTGGTTTGGATTTAAACCCATTCTTTAATCAATATTTAAGAGATACCCGAATTCCTACATTAGAATACTCTTTTCAGGAAAACACTTTAAAATACCGATGGACAAATACTGTTGCTGGTTTTGAAATGCCTTTGAAAGTTTTAGTAAACGAAACTGAAGTCAGCTTAAACCCAAAATCAGAATGGACTGAATTAAACAGTCCTTTTAAAATTGAAAAAGTAGAGGTGGATAAGAACTTCTACGTTTTAAACAATAAAATTGACTAA